One genomic region from Deinococcus fonticola encodes:
- a CDS encoding ABC transporter substrate-binding protein, producing MYDTLGEFKPGTTTLDPGLATRWAASADMKNWTFTLRRNVKFHDGTPFNADAVIFNVERWWNPASPARYNHTWESWGQILGESKGKGSVLAGIKKNNDYSLTFNLTRPVSDFPARISTSFFGIASPAAVKKAGEKYGSPAGGAVGTGPYVLDSWKTGDRIVLKANPSYWRGKPRNDGVLFRFLKDPSARLNELRAGTLDLSCDLNPADLKAVQGDPKLTAILRPSFNVGMLNIYTGTRKELQDVRVRRAIMYAINRPAIVDAFWGPLGATDNSIVPPALGWANSKNVPNTAAPNVAQAKKLLAEAGYANGLTLDLWYMPVSRPYFPTPKPIAEAIAADLAAVGIKTHLKTEDWAKYLEDSRQNPGFDLYMLGWSGSYGSPSTFYDPHFGPGGEPDTAYENKALQKLLDNATAAKNQSEAAKIYAKAQELAYESAVRIMMVHSRPLCASRKNVTGWTPNPTNSDQFDTVVIK from the coding sequence ATTTACGACACGCTGGGCGAGTTCAAGCCCGGCACCACTACCCTGGATCCCGGCCTGGCGACCCGCTGGGCGGCCAGCGCCGACATGAAGAACTGGACGTTCACCCTGCGCCGCAACGTGAAATTCCACGACGGGACGCCCTTCAACGCCGACGCCGTGATCTTCAACGTGGAGAGATGGTGGAACCCCGCCAGCCCGGCCCGTTACAACCACACCTGGGAAAGCTGGGGGCAGATTCTGGGCGAATCGAAAGGCAAAGGCAGTGTCCTGGCCGGCATCAAGAAGAACAACGATTACAGCTTGACGTTTAACCTCACGCGGCCCGTTTCGGACTTTCCGGCCCGCATCAGTACCAGTTTCTTTGGGATCGCCAGCCCCGCCGCCGTGAAGAAAGCCGGGGAGAAGTACGGCAGTCCGGCCGGCGGTGCGGTCGGCACCGGGCCGTACGTCCTCGACAGCTGGAAAACGGGTGATCGCATCGTCCTGAAGGCCAATCCCAGCTACTGGCGCGGCAAACCCAGGAATGACGGTGTACTGTTCCGGTTCCTGAAAGACCCCAGCGCCCGCCTGAACGAGTTGCGGGCCGGCACCCTCGACCTGTCCTGCGACCTGAACCCCGCTGACCTGAAGGCCGTGCAGGGCGACCCGAAACTGACGGCCATCCTGCGGCCCAGTTTCAACGTCGGCATGCTGAACATTTACACCGGCACCCGCAAGGAACTTCAGGACGTGCGCGTGCGCCGGGCCATCATGTACGCCATCAACCGCCCCGCCATCGTGGACGCCTTCTGGGGGCCGCTGGGCGCCACCGACAACAGCATCGTGCCGCCAGCTCTGGGCTGGGCCAACAGCAAGAACGTACCCAACACCGCCGCACCGAATGTGGCCCAGGCGAAAAAACTGCTGGCCGAGGCCGGGTATGCCAATGGTCTGACGCTCGATCTGTGGTACATGCCAGTGTCGCGCCCTTATTTTCCCACGCCCAAACCCATCGCGGAGGCCATTGCCGCCGACCTGGCGGCGGTGGGCATCAAGACCCACCTGAAAACTGAGGACTGGGCCAAATACCTGGAAGACAGCCGCCAGAATCCCGGTTTCGACCTGTACATGCTGGGCTGGAGTGGCAGTTACGGTTCCCCCAGCACCTTCTACGACCCGCACTTCGGCCCCGGCGGCGAACCCGACACCGCTTACGAGAACAAGGCCCTGCAAAAACTGCTGGACAACGCCACTGCGGCCAAAAATCAGTCGGAAGCCGCCAAAATTTACGCCAAAGCTCAGGAACTCGCCTACGAGTCCGCCGTGCGCATCATGATGGTACACAGC